One Polaribacter sp. KT25b DNA segment encodes these proteins:
- the dtd gene encoding D-aminoacyl-tRNA deacylase, with protein sequence MKIVIQRVSEASVTINEIKVANIKKGLLILLGIVNEDTQEDINFLVRKIANLRIFNDENEVMNNSLLDIAGNAIVVSQFTLQAATKKGNRPSYIKAAKPDVAIPLYENFVKSLEKELNKKVQTGKFGADMKVALLNDGPVTIIIDSKNKE encoded by the coding sequence ATGAAAATTGTAATTCAAAGAGTTTCTGAAGCAAGTGTTACTATTAATGAAATAAAAGTAGCAAACATCAAAAAAGGATTGCTAATTCTTTTAGGAATTGTAAATGAGGATACTCAAGAAGATATTAATTTTTTAGTAAGAAAAATAGCAAATCTTCGCATTTTTAATGATGAAAATGAAGTGATGAATAACTCACTTTTAGATATAGCTGGAAATGCAATTGTGGTGAGTCAGTTTACATTGCAAGCTGCTACAAAAAAAGGAAACAGACCGAGTTATATAAAAGCTGCAAAACCGGATGTTGCAATTCCGCTGTACGAGAATTTTGTAAAATCCTTAGAAAAAGAATTGAATAAAAAAGTACAAACTGGCAAATTTGGTGCAGATATGAAAGTGGCTTTACTAAACGACGGACCAGTTACCATTATTATCGATTCTAAGAATAAAGAATAA
- a CDS encoding pyridoxal phosphate-dependent aminotransferase: protein MIQPAKRLDTVKEYYFSIKLREVRNLVAAGKPIINMGIGSPDLQPPAKVIEAIQGSLADANAHKYQSYQGLPELRMAIADFYKNKYAVDSNPENEILPLMGSKEGIMHISMAFLNEGDQVLIPNPGYPTYTSVTNLVGAEPLFYNLSDENNWQPNFEELENQDLSNVKLMWVNYPHMPTGTNATIETLEKLVAFGKKHQILIINDNPYSFILNDKPISILQVEGAKDIALELNSLSKTFNMAGWRVGMVLGNAKYINEILKVKSNMDSGMFYGIQKGAIEALQLSDDWFASQNKIYEERRNLIWQLADKLDATYNKNSTGLFVWAKIPEGKKSEEVTDAVLYENDIFITPGTIFGSQGEGYIRFSLCVTTDVIKEAISRFLVIGN from the coding sequence ATGATACAACCAGCTAAAAGATTAGATACAGTTAAAGAATATTATTTCTCTATAAAATTAAGAGAAGTAAGAAATTTAGTAGCTGCAGGAAAACCAATTATCAATATGGGAATTGGATCTCCAGATTTGCAACCACCAGCAAAAGTTATTGAAGCAATTCAAGGAAGCTTAGCAGATGCAAATGCACATAAATATCAATCATATCAAGGTTTGCCAGAGTTAAGGATGGCAATTGCAGATTTTTATAAAAATAAATATGCAGTAGATTCAAATCCAGAAAACGAGATTTTACCTTTAATGGGAAGCAAAGAGGGAATTATGCATATTTCTATGGCTTTTTTAAATGAAGGCGATCAAGTATTAATTCCCAATCCAGGCTATCCAACATACACATCAGTAACAAATTTAGTCGGAGCAGAACCACTTTTTTATAATTTAAGTGATGAAAATAACTGGCAACCAAATTTTGAGGAATTAGAAAATCAAGATTTATCAAATGTAAAATTAATGTGGGTAAACTATCCACACATGCCAACAGGCACAAACGCAACGATTGAAACGTTAGAAAAATTAGTGGCTTTTGGTAAAAAACATCAGATATTAATTATTAATGACAATCCGTATAGTTTTATTTTAAATGATAAACCTATCAGTATTTTACAAGTTGAAGGCGCAAAAGATATTGCTTTAGAGTTAAATTCTTTAAGCAAAACCTTTAATATGGCAGGTTGGCGAGTTGGTATGGTTTTGGGAAATGCTAAATACATCAACGAGATTTTAAAAGTAAAATCTAATATGGATTCTGGTATGTTTTACGGAATTCAAAAAGGAGCAATAGAAGCTTTACAACTTTCTGATGATTGGTTTGCTTCTCAAAATAAAATTTATGAAGAACGCAGAAATTTAATTTGGCAATTGGCAGATAAATTAGATGCTACTTATAATAAAAATTCAACGGGTTTATTTGTTTGGGCAAAAATTCCTGAAGGAAAAAAATCTGAAGAAGTTACAGATGCAGTGTTGTATGAGAATGATATTTTTATCACACCAGGAACTATTTTTGGTTCACAAGGAGAAGGATATATTCGTTTTTCATTATGTGTAACTACAGATGTAATTAAAGAAGCAATTAGTAGGTTTTTAGTTATTGGCAATTAG
- a CDS encoding prephenate dehydratase → MNKIIAIQGAQGSNHHKVACDFYGESVKLKECMSFDVLVDCLLDKSANLGVMALENTIAGSIIPNYALIDNHNLHIIGEEYLNIHHHLMALEGQSLADIKEVWSHPMALLQCKEFFKKHPHIKLVEDVDTAEVAKRIAKQNLVGIAAIAPKIAADIFKLVVIEDGIQTIKDNSTRFVIVQTTKPEEDENVNKASIKFQLNHKRGSLAAILNAMSDCKMNLTKIQSLPVIDTPWKYSFFVDVTFEDYKDYQKAYSLIEIMAEDFKVLGVYKNGRK, encoded by the coding sequence ATGAATAAAATTATTGCCATACAAGGAGCTCAAGGCTCAAATCATCATAAGGTTGCATGCGACTTTTATGGGGAATCTGTAAAATTAAAAGAATGCATGTCTTTTGATGTTTTAGTAGATTGTCTTTTAGATAAATCTGCAAACCTTGGTGTCATGGCTTTAGAGAATACGATTGCAGGTTCTATAATACCTAATTATGCATTAATTGATAATCATAATTTGCACATTATTGGCGAAGAATATTTAAATATTCATCATCATTTAATGGCTTTAGAAGGTCAAAGTCTTGCAGACATTAAAGAAGTTTGGTCACATCCAATGGCATTATTACAATGTAAAGAATTCTTTAAAAAACATCCACATATAAAATTAGTAGAAGATGTAGATACTGCAGAAGTTGCAAAAAGAATAGCGAAACAAAATTTAGTTGGTATTGCAGCAATTGCTCCAAAAATTGCAGCAGATATTTTTAAATTAGTTGTTATTGAAGACGGAATTCAAACCATAAAAGACAACTCTACAAGATTTGTAATTGTTCAAACAACAAAACCAGAAGAAGATGAAAATGTAAATAAAGCATCAATTAAATTTCAATTAAATCATAAAAGAGGAAGTTTGGCAGCCATTTTAAATGCCATGAGCGATTGTAAAATGAATTTAACTAAAATACAATCTTTACCAGTAATAGATACTCCTTGGAAATATTCTTTTTTTGTAGATGTAACTTTTGAGGATTATAAAGACTATCAAAAAGCATATTCTTTGATAGAAATTATGGCAGAAGATTTTAAGGTTTTAGGAGTTTACAAAAACGGAAGAAAATAA
- a CDS encoding YceI family protein — translation MKKIIVSLVLVASVLTGCKSEKKEKLAVKEVVEFEATTLEKYNVDTEASVLNWKGTKPLGAHDGVVSLKSGSLIIEEDELIDGEFVIDMNSIVNVDMKGSAGAGKIEAHLKSADFFDVATYPTSKFVITDVEESEDGKLDVTGNLTIKDVTKSITIPATISTEGGVTTFESKTFNVNRTDYNVKYKSKSFFDNLKDKFIDDIMEISFVVKTKA, via the coding sequence ATGAAAAAAATAATAGTATCATTAGTTTTAGTTGCATCAGTTTTAACTGGTTGTAAAAGTGAGAAAAAAGAAAAATTAGCTGTAAAAGAAGTAGTAGAATTTGAGGCAACAACATTAGAAAAATATAATGTTGATACAGAAGCATCAGTTTTAAACTGGAAAGGAACAAAACCTTTAGGCGCACACGACGGAGTTGTTTCTCTAAAAAGTGGAAGTTTAATTATTGAAGAAGATGAATTAATTGATGGAGAATTTGTAATTGATATGAATTCAATTGTAAATGTTGATATGAAAGGAAGCGCTGGAGCAGGTAAAATTGAAGCTCATTTAAAATCGGCAGACTTTTTTGATGTAGCTACATATCCTACTTCAAAATTTGTAATTACAGACGTAGAGGAATCAGAAGATGGAAAATTGGATGTAACGGGAAATTTAACAATAAAAGACGTTACAAAAAGTATTACAATTCCTGCAACGATTTCTACTGAAGGTGGAGTAACTACTTTTGAAAGTAAAACTTTTAATGTGAATAGAACAGATTATAACGTAAAATATAAATCAAAATCTTTCTTTGATAATTTAAAAGATAAATTTATTGACGACATTATGGAAATTTCTTTTGTTGTAAAAACAAAAGCATAA
- a CDS encoding ThiF family adenylyltransferase — translation MSWLERTELLVQKAGLEKLQKANILIVGLGGVGSFAAEFIARAGVNKITIVDGDVFDVTNKNRQLTALDSTIGKSKAQVLARRLKDINSEIELTVLEEFLSPERAFEIVSEEFDYVLDCIDSITPKINLIVAARRKKVKIISSMGAGGKLDATKIKIKDISQTKNCTMARTLRKRLKEHKVDKGIKAVYSEEFQIAESLKMTDGLNFKKSFYGTISYMPAAFGLQAAAFVINEIIKK, via the coding sequence ATGAGTTGGTTAGAACGCACAGAATTATTAGTACAAAAAGCAGGATTAGAAAAATTACAAAAAGCTAATATTTTAATCGTTGGTTTGGGCGGAGTAGGTTCGTTTGCAGCCGAGTTTATAGCAAGAGCAGGAGTAAATAAAATAACAATTGTAGATGGCGATGTTTTTGATGTCACCAATAAAAACAGACAATTAACGGCATTAGATTCTACCATAGGGAAATCGAAAGCACAAGTTTTAGCAAGGAGATTAAAAGATATAAATTCAGAAATTGAATTGACAGTTTTAGAAGAATTTTTATCACCAGAAAGAGCTTTTGAAATCGTATCAGAAGAGTTTGATTACGTTTTAGATTGTATCGATAGTATTACTCCTAAAATTAATTTAATAGTTGCCGCAAGAAGAAAAAAAGTAAAAATAATTTCTTCTATGGGAGCAGGAGGTAAGTTAGATGCTACGAAAATTAAGATTAAAGATATTTCGCAAACTAAAAATTGCACAATGGCAAGAACTTTGCGTAAAAGATTAAAAGAACACAAAGTTGATAAAGGCATAAAAGCTGTATATTCGGAAGAATTTCAAATTGCAGAAAGCCTAAAAATGACTGATGGATTAAACTTCAAAAAATCTTTTTATGGTACAATAAGTTATATGCCAGCTGCTTTTGGATTGCAAGCAGCTGCTTTTGTAATTAATGAAATTATAAAAAAGTAA
- a CDS encoding bifunctional 3-deoxy-7-phosphoheptulonate synthase/chorismate mutase type II, with protein sequence MENTKELRTWLDDMKLDHPLVIAGPCSAETEEQVLKIAHELKDSDVNYFRAGIWKPRTRPGNFEGVGALGLKWLQKVKAETGMKTCTEVANAAHVKLALEYDVDLLWIGARSTVSPFIMQEIAEALEGTDKIVLVKNPVNPDLALWLGGIERLYTAGIKNLGAIHRGFSTYEKTKYRNTPEWQLAIEFQNKFPDLPLINDPSHITGNRDMVFDVCQTALDLNFDGLMIETHYDPENAWSDAAQQVTPDSLKKIMQDLKVKKETETAVSYREPLENLRAQINVVDDQLIDLLGKRMKVADQIGELKKEQNVAVLQSRRWNEILGNMVMEGNSKGLSEEFILKMFKAIHQESINHQEKIINA encoded by the coding sequence ATGGAGAATACAAAAGAATTAAGAACATGGTTGGACGATATGAAATTAGATCATCCACTAGTAATAGCAGGGCCTTGTAGTGCAGAAACCGAAGAACAGGTTTTAAAAATAGCACACGAATTAAAAGATTCTGATGTAAATTATTTTAGAGCGGGAATTTGGAAACCAAGAACAAGACCAGGAAATTTTGAAGGTGTAGGTGCTTTAGGTTTAAAATGGTTACAAAAAGTAAAAGCAGAAACAGGTATGAAAACCTGTACAGAAGTTGCCAATGCAGCACATGTAAAATTAGCTTTAGAGTACGATGTAGATTTATTATGGATTGGTGCACGTTCTACCGTATCTCCTTTTATTATGCAAGAAATTGCAGAAGCATTAGAAGGTACAGATAAAATTGTATTAGTTAAAAATCCAGTAAATCCAGATTTAGCTTTATGGTTAGGTGGTATCGAAAGATTATATACTGCTGGAATCAAAAATTTAGGAGCAATTCACAGAGGGTTTTCAACATACGAAAAAACGAAATATAGAAACACTCCAGAATGGCAATTAGCTATCGAGTTTCAAAATAAATTTCCGGATTTACCATTAATCAACGATCCTTCTCATATTACAGGAAATAGAGACATGGTTTTTGATGTTTGTCAGACTGCTTTAGATTTAAACTTCGATGGTTTAATGATTGAGACTCATTACGATCCAGAAAATGCTTGGTCTGATGCAGCACAACAAGTTACACCAGATTCTTTAAAGAAAATTATGCAAGACTTAAAAGTTAAAAAAGAAACTGAAACTGCAGTTAGTTACAGAGAACCTTTAGAAAACTTAAGAGCTCAAATTAACGTTGTAGATGATCAATTAATCGATTTGTTAGGAAAACGTATGAAAGTAGCAGACCAAATAGGTGAGTTAAAGAAAGAGCAAAATGTTGCTGTTTTACAATCACGTCGTTGGAACGAGATTTTAGGAAACATGGTTATGGAAGGTAATAGTAAAGGTTTAAGTGAAGAATTTATATTAAAAATGTTTAAAGCAATTCATCAAGAATCAATAAATCATCAAGAAAAGATTATTAACGCATAA
- the rsgA gene encoding ribosome small subunit-dependent GTPase A — protein MTGIVYKSTGSWYQVKSDNEEFYQCRIKGKFRIKGIKSTNPIAVGDKVVFDLEKKGGEETGVIKKILDRDNFIVRKSVNLSKQIHIIAANIDQVFLLITIDNPPTFTAFIDRFLVSTRAYRIDTILVFNKIDSYEIEQRAEILYLKDIYEKIGYRCIEVSSTENINVDKIKELMTGKTSMFVGHSGVGKSTLVNAIEPTLNLKTKEISDQHNQGKHTTTFAEMFDLSFDAKIIDTPGIKGFGIVDIDKYELGDYFPEFFEMKQHCKFNNCLHLKEPNCAVKEALETEEISWSRYKSYLQILNGEEESEHYRTDIWDGEEDEVD, from the coding sequence ATGACAGGAATCGTATACAAATCTACAGGAAGTTGGTATCAAGTAAAATCTGATAACGAAGAATTTTACCAATGTAGAATAAAAGGAAAATTCAGAATAAAAGGCATCAAAAGTACCAACCCAATTGCAGTTGGAGATAAAGTTGTGTTCGATTTAGAAAAGAAAGGAGGTGAAGAAACAGGCGTTATTAAAAAGATTTTAGACAGAGATAATTTCATTGTTCGTAAATCTGTAAACCTTTCTAAGCAAATACATATTATTGCAGCGAATATCGATCAGGTTTTTTTGCTGATTACGATTGATAATCCACCAACTTTTACGGCGTTTATAGATCGTTTTTTAGTTTCTACAAGAGCGTATAGAATAGATACTATTCTAGTCTTTAATAAAATAGATTCGTATGAAATTGAGCAAAGAGCAGAAATTTTATATTTAAAAGATATTTACGAAAAAATAGGTTATAGATGTATAGAAGTTTCATCAACAGAAAATATAAATGTTGATAAAATTAAAGAACTAATGACTGGTAAAACATCGATGTTTGTTGGTCATTCTGGCGTAGGGAAATCTACTTTAGTAAATGCAATTGAACCTACATTAAATTTAAAAACCAAAGAGATTTCCGATCAACATAATCAAGGAAAACATACCACAACGTTTGCAGAAATGTTCGATTTAAGTTTTGATGCTAAAATTATAGATACGCCAGGAATTAAAGGTTTCGGAATTGTAGATATCGATAAATATGAATTAGGAGATTATTTTCCTGAGTTTTTTGAAATGAAACAACATTGTAAATTCAATAATTGTTTGCATTTAAAAGAACCAAATTGTGCGGTAAAAGAAGCTCTAGAAACCGAAGAAATTTCTTGGTCCCGTTATAAAAGTTATCTTCAAATTTTAAACGGAGAAGAAGAATCTGAACATTACAGAACAGATATTTGGGACGGAGAAGAAGACGAAGTAGATTAA
- a CDS encoding prephenate dehydrogenase: MKNIYMIGIGLIGGSFAIDIKKNNPDVVIHGISRKDETLNKALELKLIDKKATLDDLENADLVIVSIPVDATVKLLPTILDKISDNGLVVDAGSTKEAICKAVEHHPKRRNFLACHPIAGTENSGPTAAISGLYVGKTNIICEVEKTTFKLQEKALELFRAIGMRIRYMDPVSHDKHIAYVSHLSHISAFMLGKTVIDKERNERDIFDMAGSGFASTVRLAKSSPAMWTPIFEQNKANVIESLEEYINNLQHFKELMQQDNFSDIFNEMENTNYIKQILNGIK; this comes from the coding sequence ATGAAAAATATTTACATGATTGGTATTGGTTTAATTGGCGGTAGTTTTGCTATCGACATTAAAAAAAACAATCCAGATGTTGTAATTCACGGAATTAGTAGAAAAGACGAAACCTTAAATAAGGCGTTAGAATTAAAGCTAATTGATAAAAAAGCAACTTTAGACGATTTAGAAAATGCAGATTTAGTAATTGTTTCTATTCCGGTTGATGCTACCGTAAAATTATTGCCAACAATTTTAGATAAAATCTCTGATAATGGATTGGTTGTAGATGCTGGATCAACAAAAGAAGCAATTTGTAAAGCAGTTGAACATCATCCAAAAAGAAGAAATTTTTTAGCATGTCATCCAATTGCAGGAACAGAAAATTCTGGACCAACAGCAGCGATTTCTGGCTTATACGTTGGAAAAACGAACATTATTTGCGAAGTAGAAAAGACAACTTTTAAGCTTCAAGAAAAAGCTTTAGAACTTTTTAGAGCCATTGGAATGCGTATTAGATACATGGACCCAGTTTCTCATGACAAGCATATTGCGTATGTTTCGCACTTATCTCACATTAGTGCATTTATGTTAGGTAAAACGGTCATTGATAAAGAAAGAAACGAGCGCGATATTTTTGATATGGCAGGTTCAGGATTTGCGTCAACAGTTCGTTTGGCAAAAAGTTCGCCAGCAATGTGGACACCAATTTTTGAACAAAATAAAGCCAACGTCATAGAATCGTTAGAAGAATACATCAATAATTTACAACATTTTAAAGAATTGATGCAACAAGATAATTTCTCAGACATTTTTAACGAAATGGAGAACACAAATTATATAAAACAAATTTTAAACGGCATAAAATAA
- a CDS encoding DUF3857 domain-containing protein, whose translation MIKYISPTLLLLFLCTTFYSQDINYSALLIPVELKENANAVVRDNSVEITIEDVNKMTVKKRKVVTVLNKLGDVDAVISESYDQDTKINDLSAKIYDAFGNEIKKYSKRKFEDISAVSGGTLYSDSRVKYIDYTPVSYPYTLVFESEYETETTGFIPWFFPVNGYFVSVQKSSFTFKNPKEIPFRKKEVNFENYTIKTTNSPSELTYVLENEKALKYENSSVHYREILPKAIFALDKFYLKGVYGEYANWSEFGKWMNEKLLTDRDILEESTKLKIRKLVEGVEDPIERAKLVYQFMQNKTRYISVQVGIGGWEPIAANLVDEVGYGDCKGLTNYTKALMDVADVKSYYTIVYADEKRDIDKEFSSIQGNHIILNIPNKGNDIWLECTNQTMPFNFLGDFTEDRNVLVVTPEGGIIKRTPAYKNEKNLQITKATINFDEAGNLKATLKRTSEGIQYDDKFGYDTFSDEELTKIYKSNVWSYNNNLEVAEMVINNDKDSIKFTENLKINISDFATVNEKEYLFRVNVFNAINQVPKRYRKRKLPLQIVRGYQDIDEYIIKIPKEYAVEYLPEKKEIKTQFGSYEMSISKLDENTLYYKRTIIILAGTHPKEEYEKYRSFRRTTAKLENQRIALIKK comes from the coding sequence ATGATAAAATATATTTCCCCAACACTACTGCTACTTTTTCTTTGTACAACTTTCTATTCTCAAGATATAAACTATTCTGCGCTTCTAATTCCTGTGGAATTAAAAGAAAATGCGAATGCAGTTGTACGAGATAATTCCGTTGAAATTACAATTGAAGATGTTAATAAAATGACTGTAAAAAAAAGAAAAGTTGTTACAGTACTTAATAAACTTGGTGATGTTGATGCAGTAATTTCTGAAAGTTATGATCAAGATACTAAAATAAATGATTTATCAGCTAAAATTTATGATGCGTTTGGTAATGAAATAAAAAAATATTCTAAAAGAAAATTTGAAGATATAAGTGCTGTAAGTGGTGGAACCTTATACTCAGATTCTAGAGTAAAATATATCGATTACACACCGGTTTCTTATCCTTATACGTTGGTTTTCGAATCTGAGTATGAAACAGAAACAACGGGTTTTATTCCTTGGTTTTTTCCTGTGAATGGATATTTTGTATCCGTTCAAAAAAGTAGCTTTACTTTCAAAAATCCGAAGGAAATTCCTTTTAGAAAAAAAGAAGTCAATTTTGAAAATTATACTATAAAAACAACGAATTCTCCTTCCGAATTAACGTATGTTTTAGAAAATGAGAAAGCATTAAAATATGAAAATTCATCAGTTCATTATAGAGAAATTTTGCCAAAAGCCATTTTTGCTTTAGATAAATTTTATTTAAAAGGTGTTTATGGAGAATATGCTAACTGGAGTGAATTTGGTAAATGGATGAACGAAAAACTACTTACTGATAGAGACATTTTAGAAGAATCTACCAAGCTTAAAATTAGAAAATTAGTTGAAGGAGTTGAAGATCCCATTGAAAGAGCAAAATTGGTGTATCAATTTATGCAAAATAAAACACGTTATATAAGTGTGCAAGTTGGTATTGGTGGTTGGGAACCTATTGCTGCAAATCTAGTGGATGAGGTAGGTTATGGAGATTGTAAAGGATTAACAAATTACACAAAAGCATTGATGGATGTTGCCGATGTAAAATCGTATTATACAATTGTGTATGCTGATGAAAAACGAGATATTGATAAAGAATTTTCGTCTATTCAAGGAAATCATATTATTTTAAATATCCCAAATAAAGGCAACGACATTTGGTTAGAATGCACAAATCAAACAATGCCTTTTAATTTTTTAGGCGATTTTACTGAGGATAGAAATGTTTTAGTTGTAACACCTGAAGGCGGCATTATAAAAAGAACACCAGCCTATAAAAACGAAAAAAATCTTCAAATTACAAAAGCAACAATAAATTTTGATGAAGCTGGAAACTTAAAAGCAACTTTAAAAAGAACATCAGAAGGAATACAATATGATGATAAGTTTGGGTATGATACTTTTTCCGATGAAGAATTGACGAAAATTTATAAATCGAATGTTTGGAGTTATAATAATAATTTAGAAGTTGCGGAAATGGTTATCAATAATGATAAAGATTCTATAAAGTTTACAGAAAATTTAAAAATAAATATTTCTGATTTTGCTACTGTAAATGAAAAGGAATATTTATTTAGAGTAAATGTATTTAATGCTATAAATCAAGTGCCAAAAAGGTATAGAAAAAGAAAACTGCCTTTACAGATTGTTAGAGGTTATCAAGATATTGACGAATATATTATTAAAATTCCTAAAGAATATGCTGTAGAATATCTTCCAGAAAAAAAGGAAATTAAAACGCAGTTTGGTAGCTATGAAATGAGTATTTCTAAATTAGATGAAAACACCTTATATTATAAAAGAACAATTATTATTCTTGCAGGAACTCATCCAAAAGAAGAATATGAAAAATATAGAAGTTTTAGAAGAACAACAGCAAAATTAGAAAATCAAAGAATTGCATTAATAAAGAAATAG
- a CDS encoding TatD family hydrolase — MDFIDVHTHTFSSDKNVFSIVNTYPNSLNFSQPFSMGIHPWFINIDKIEEEILLLESKLQDKNCVALGECGLDKLIDVDFELQKKVFKKQILLSEKYKKPLIIHCVKAYQEIIEIKKEIQPNQTWVLHGFNKSKQLAESFIKNGILLSFGAAIIKSKKLQEVFLEIPISTILLETDDSKLEIQEIYQKASEIKNIHLKDLQEAIHQNLKIYL, encoded by the coding sequence ATGGATTTTATTGATGTGCACACACATACTTTTTCTTCGGATAAAAATGTGTTTTCAATTGTAAATACCTATCCAAATTCATTGAATTTTTCGCAACCTTTTTCAATGGGAATTCATCCTTGGTTTATCAATATTGATAAAATTGAAGAAGAAATCTTACTTTTAGAAAGTAAATTACAAGATAAAAATTGTGTCGCTTTAGGAGAATGTGGTTTAGATAAACTAATTGATGTAGATTTTGAACTTCAAAAAAAGGTGTTTAAAAAGCAAATTCTATTATCAGAAAAATATAAAAAACCATTGATAATTCACTGTGTAAAAGCATATCAAGAAATTATTGAAATTAAAAAAGAAATACAACCAAATCAAACTTGGGTTTTACACGGATTCAATAAAAGCAAACAATTGGCAGAAAGTTTTATCAAAAACGGAATACTACTTTCTTTTGGCGCGGCAATTATCAAAAGTAAAAAGTTACAAGAAGTGTTTTTAGAAATTCCGATTTCCACCATTTTATTAGAAACTGATGATTCAAAATTAGAGATTCAAGAAATTTATCAGAAAGCATCAGAAATAAAAAACATACATTTAAAAGATTTGCAAGAGGCAATTCATCAGAATTTAAAAATATATTTATAA